A window of the bacterium genome harbors these coding sequences:
- a CDS encoding FGGY family carbohydrate kinase: MILGIDIGSSGAKAVLLDAGGRPRFQGDEPHALSTPYPGWAEEDPAAWWRGVLRLAGRAAAACGGERLRGLGISTMTPAVILLDRSGAPVRPSIQQNDARAAAELARCRERYADDEMFARAGSVWNQQMVPQRLLWIREHEPEVWRRAVRVTGAVEYLTHRLTGAVYAEANWALESGMWDVRQGGWNHDLLARLEFPVLALPSVKRAHEPAGELRNDDAQDAGLPRGLPVIAGSADHMAAALGAGLRRSGDVVLKFGGGGDVLYVMDAFAPLRELYIDFHDIPGLYVLNGCMTTSGSLAAWFRERFRPGQSFAELDREAAAVSCGADGLIVLPYFLGEKTPLHDPYARGTIVGLTLSHTPAHLFRAVLEGVSYAFRHHVEVIESAGHRVDRVYVVDGGARSELWRTITASTLNREVHQLEGGQATSAYGTAVLAGVAQGMWTWSDFPVPKISTVTEPDPAAVPVYDDLYAAYRDVYRRLKDLYPRLSARPSR; the protein is encoded by the coding sequence GTGATCCTCGGCATCGACATCGGCAGCAGCGGCGCGAAGGCGGTGCTGCTCGACGCCGGCGGCCGGCCGCGGTTTCAGGGCGACGAACCTCACGCGCTCTCCACGCCGTACCCGGGATGGGCCGAGGAGGACCCCGCGGCGTGGTGGCGGGGCGTGCTCCGCCTCGCGGGCCGCGCCGCGGCCGCGTGCGGCGGCGAGCGGCTGCGGGGGCTCGGCATCTCCACGATGACGCCGGCCGTGATCCTGCTCGACCGGTCGGGTGCGCCGGTGCGGCCGTCGATTCAGCAGAACGACGCCAGGGCCGCGGCCGAACTTGCGCGGTGCCGGGAGCGCTACGCCGACGACGAGATGTTCGCCCGCGCCGGCTCCGTCTGGAACCAGCAGATGGTGCCCCAGAGGCTCCTGTGGATCCGCGAGCACGAACCGGAGGTGTGGCGGCGCGCGGTCCGCGTCACCGGCGCAGTCGAGTATCTGACCCACCGCCTGACCGGCGCCGTCTACGCGGAGGCGAACTGGGCGCTCGAATCCGGCATGTGGGACGTGCGGCAGGGCGGCTGGAACCACGACCTGCTGGCACGGTTGGAGTTTCCCGTCCTCGCGCTGCCGTCCGTCAAACGAGCGCACGAGCCGGCCGGCGAGCTGCGGAACGACGACGCGCAGGACGCGGGCCTGCCGCGCGGCCTGCCGGTGATCGCTGGCAGCGCGGACCACATGGCCGCCGCCCTCGGCGCGGGACTGCGGCGATCCGGCGACGTCGTGCTCAAGTTCGGCGGGGGCGGGGACGTGCTCTACGTCATGGACGCGTTCGCGCCGCTGCGCGAGCTCTACATCGACTTTCACGATATTCCGGGGCTGTACGTGCTCAACGGCTGCATGACGACCTCCGGCAGCCTGGCGGCGTGGTTCAGAGAGCGGTTCCGGCCGGGGCAGAGCTTCGCCGAACTCGACCGGGAAGCCGCCGCCGTGTCCTGCGGGGCCGACGGTCTGATCGTGCTCCCGTACTTCCTCGGCGAGAAAACCCCGCTCCACGATCCGTACGCGCGCGGCACGATCGTGGGCCTGACGCTGTCGCACACGCCGGCGCATCTCTTTCGCGCGGTCCTCGAAGGGGTATCGTACGCGTTCCGCCACCATGTGGAAGTGATCGAATCCGCCGGACACCGCGTCGACCGCGTCTACGTCGTCGACGGCGGCGCCCGCAGCGAGTTGTGGCGAACGATCACCGCGTCGACGCTGAACCGTGAAGTGCACCAGCTCGAAGGCGGCCAGGCCACGAGCGCGTACGGTACCGCGGTGCTCGCCGGGGTCGCCCAAGGAATGTGGACCTGGTCGGATTTTCCGGTGCCGAAAATCTCCACCGTCACGGAGCCCGACCCGGCCGCGGTTCCGGTGTATGACGACCTGTACGCCGCGTACCGCGATGTC
- a CDS encoding BtpA/SgcQ family protein, with protein sequence MDRFHEVFRTRKPVIAMVHLAALPGTPLHDAERGMAAIVEAARADLTHLQGAGVDAVMFGNENDRPYELRVDTASTAAMAYVIGRLAGEIRCPFGVDVLWDPLSTMALAAATGAQFVREIFTGLYGSDMGLWEGAAAKALRYRRLLGLDRLLCLFNVSAEFASPLDARTLPARAKSAAFSSLADAVLVSGAITGEAVALEALRAVKAELPSVPVLANTGVTHDNVAAILEVCDGLIVGTSLKVDGVTWNAVDPRRAERFMTIVRDARR encoded by the coding sequence ATCGATCGATTCCATGAGGTTTTCCGGACGCGCAAGCCCGTCATCGCGATGGTTCATCTCGCCGCCCTCCCGGGAACGCCGCTGCACGATGCGGAGCGGGGCATGGCCGCGATCGTCGAGGCCGCCCGCGCCGACCTCACCCACCTCCAGGGCGCCGGCGTCGACGCCGTCATGTTCGGGAACGAAAACGACCGTCCCTACGAATTGCGCGTGGACACGGCCTCGACGGCCGCGATGGCGTACGTCATCGGCCGGCTGGCGGGCGAGATCCGGTGTCCCTTCGGCGTCGACGTGCTGTGGGACCCGCTGAGCACGATGGCGCTCGCCGCGGCGACCGGCGCGCAGTTCGTGCGCGAGATCTTCACCGGACTCTACGGCTCCGACATGGGGCTGTGGGAGGGCGCGGCCGCGAAGGCGTTGCGCTACCGTCGTCTCCTCGGGCTCGACCGGCTGCTGTGCCTGTTCAACGTGTCGGCCGAATTCGCGTCGCCGCTCGATGCGCGGACGCTTCCCGCCCGCGCGAAGAGCGCGGCCTTTTCGAGCCTGGCGGACGCGGTGCTCGTTTCCGGCGCCATTACGGGGGAGGCCGTGGCGCTTGAGGCGCTCAGGGCGGTCAAGGCGGAGCTGCCGTCCGTGCCGGTGCTGGCGAACACCGGCGTCACCCACGACAACGTGGCCGCCATCCTCGAGGTCTGCGACGGCCTCATCGTCGGGACGTCGCTGAAAGTGGACGGCGTCACCTGGAACGCCGTGGACCCGCGCCGGGCGGAGCGGTTCATGACGATCGTCCGCGACGCCCGACGGTGA
- a CDS encoding LLM class flavin-dependent oxidoreductase has protein sequence MGAFGLTLANRGVLLGAVTPDELLDLGEAADRSGAFQSLWVGDSLLAKPRLESVVLLGALAGRTRRVRVGVACMATFPQRHPVLLAAQWASLDVISNGRALLIACLGGADEMSAAQALEHRTMGILSKERIGRLEEGIVLLRRLFTEERVVHQGRFYRTEGVTIEPRPVQKPLPIWIASNPTTVTYKVGQAVDRRNVDRAFRRVARLADGWMTNKIPPKVFGEQWQIIRDLAAEEGRDPAALGNVLYHNININPNRAAALDESTKFLNQYYTANFTPAFVEAWTAMGTPAQCIEQFHAYFEAGVQEIAVRLASWQQRRQLDLFLNEVAPAFASGRRAGTAR, from the coding sequence ATGGGAGCGTTTGGTCTCACGCTGGCCAACCGCGGCGTCCTGCTCGGCGCCGTGACGCCCGACGAGCTGCTGGACCTCGGAGAGGCCGCCGACCGGTCGGGGGCGTTCCAGTCTCTCTGGGTGGGGGACAGCCTGCTCGCGAAGCCGCGCCTTGAATCCGTGGTCCTGCTCGGCGCGCTCGCGGGCCGCACGCGGCGCGTGCGGGTCGGCGTCGCCTGCATGGCGACGTTTCCCCAGCGCCATCCGGTGCTGCTCGCGGCCCAGTGGGCCAGCCTCGACGTCATCTCCAACGGCCGGGCGCTGCTGATCGCCTGTCTGGGCGGCGCCGACGAGATGAGCGCCGCCCAGGCGCTCGAGCACCGCACGATGGGCATCCTCTCGAAGGAGCGGATCGGGCGGCTCGAAGAGGGGATCGTCCTCCTGCGGCGTCTGTTCACCGAAGAGCGCGTCGTCCACCAGGGCCGGTTCTACCGGACCGAAGGCGTGACGATCGAGCCGAGGCCGGTCCAGAAGCCGCTCCCGATCTGGATCGCGAGCAACCCCACCACCGTCACCTATAAGGTCGGCCAGGCGGTGGACCGGCGCAACGTCGATCGGGCGTTCCGGCGCGTGGCGCGCCTTGCCGACGGCTGGATGACCAACAAGATTCCGCCCAAGGTCTTCGGTGAGCAGTGGCAGATCATCCGGGACTTGGCCGCGGAAGAGGGGCGCGACCCCGCCGCGCTCGGCAACGTCCTCTACCACAACATCAACATCAATCCGAACCGCGCCGCGGCGCTCGACGAGAGCACGAAGTTCCTGAACCAGTACTACACGGCCAACTTCACGCCGGCGTTCGTGGAGGCGTGGACCGCGATGGGAACGCCCGCGCAGTGCATCGAGCAGTTTCATGCGTACTTCGAGGCCGGGGTGCAGGAGATCGCGGTGCGGCTCGCGTCCTGGCAGCAGCGCCGGCAACTCGATCTCTTTCTCAACGAGGTGGCGCCGGCGTTTGCGTCGGGCCGCCGGGCAGGGACCGCGCGCTGA
- a CDS encoding 4'-phosphopantetheinyl transferase superfamily protein, giving the protein MDGLVTQLLDRPVVVVEGPVTDEQDGLWPEELAYLGRAAPKRRREFATGRRFAHRALEMLGTASRALPIGPDRSPRWPDGITGSITHGAGYCAVAVARTADAAAIGIDIEDTARFRPALLPRVLSPQEIAAGPFGTDGEQRQRSAAAMFSAKESLYKSLRTLSGTRLHFHECAVTLDPASRVFAAGLLVPAAPFAAGHRFTGRFAFGGGLVATAILLPPARADRRPS; this is encoded by the coding sequence ATGGACGGTCTCGTCACGCAGCTCCTCGACCGGCCGGTGGTCGTGGTCGAAGGCCCCGTCACGGACGAGCAGGACGGCTTGTGGCCCGAGGAACTGGCCTATCTGGGCCGCGCCGCGCCGAAGCGCCGTCGGGAGTTCGCCACCGGCCGGCGGTTCGCCCACCGCGCTCTCGAAATGCTCGGAACGGCGTCCCGGGCGCTGCCGATCGGCCCCGACCGGTCGCCCCGCTGGCCCGACGGCATAACGGGTTCCATTACCCACGGGGCCGGCTACTGCGCGGTGGCCGTCGCGCGGACGGCCGACGCCGCCGCGATCGGAATCGACATCGAGGACACCGCGCGTTTCCGGCCCGCGCTGCTGCCGCGCGTGCTGTCACCGCAAGAGATCGCCGCGGGCCCCTTCGGCACAGACGGCGAGCAGCGGCAGCGGAGCGCCGCGGCGATGTTCAGCGCAAAGGAGTCGCTGTACAAGAGCCTGCGCACCCTGTCCGGGACGCGCCTCCATTTCCACGAGTGCGCGGTCACCCTCGATCCGGCGTCTCGCGTCTTCGCGGCCGGCCTGCTGGTCCCGGCGGCGCCGTTCGCCGCGGGCCACCGATTTACCGGCCGGTTCGCGTTTGGCGGCGGTCTCGTCGCGACCGCGATCCTGCTGCCGCCGGCGCGGGCGGACCGCCGGCCATCATGA
- a CDS encoding fumarylacetoacetate hydrolase family protein yields the protein MTAGVRIARVWVPGRGASLGLCEGPEVRVPPASAGAPADSLDALCAESSRTHARAADVARSMLGGGQAYSYRDLDRAPAPDRPHLMIPIAAPEVWAAGVTYERSREARLAETTTAGIYDKVYDAERPEVFFKATASRCVGPNAPVGVRADSRWTVPEPELAAVLGADGSVVGYTLGNDMSARDIEGENPLYLPQAKIYRACCSLGPVVVLTDAPLERDLVLRCRIARGGRAVFSGEVATSRLRRPLRELIDCLRRANDVPPMTVLLTGTGIVPPDEFACEAGDVIEISADEIGVLRNPAVRVA from the coding sequence ATGACCGCGGGCGTGCGGATCGCGCGGGTCTGGGTTCCCGGACGGGGCGCGTCGCTCGGCCTCTGCGAGGGACCGGAAGTCCGCGTGCCCCCGGCGTCGGCCGGCGCGCCGGCCGATTCGCTCGACGCGCTGTGCGCGGAAAGTTCGCGGACGCACGCGCGCGCCGCGGACGTGGCGCGGTCGATGCTCGGCGGAGGTCAGGCGTATTCGTATCGCGATCTCGACCGGGCGCCCGCGCCGGACCGGCCGCACCTGATGATCCCGATCGCGGCACCCGAAGTGTGGGCCGCGGGCGTCACCTACGAGCGCAGCCGCGAGGCGCGGCTCGCCGAGACGACGACCGCCGGCATCTACGACAAGGTCTACGACGCCGAGCGGCCCGAAGTGTTCTTCAAGGCCACCGCGTCGCGGTGCGTCGGCCCGAACGCCCCCGTCGGCGTGCGCGCCGACTCGCGCTGGACCGTGCCGGAACCTGAACTGGCGGCGGTGCTCGGTGCGGACGGCTCGGTGGTCGGCTACACACTCGGCAACGACATGAGCGCGCGCGACATCGAGGGCGAGAACCCGCTCTATCTCCCTCAGGCCAAGATCTACCGGGCGTGCTGCAGCCTGGGGCCCGTGGTGGTCCTGACGGATGCGCCGCTCGAACGGGATCTCGTCCTGCGGTGCCGCATCGCACGCGGCGGCCGCGCGGTGTTCTCGGGTGAGGTGGCGACCTCGCGCCTCCGGCGGCCGCTGCGGGAACTGATCGACTGCCTTCGGCGGGCCAACGACGTGCCGCCGATGACGGTGTTGCTGACGGGGACCGGCATCGTGCCGCCGGACGAGTTCGCGTGCGAAGCCGGGGACGTGATCGAGATCAGCGCGGATGAGATCGGCGTGCTGCGGAATCCGGCGGTGCGCGTCGCCTAA